A region from the uncultured Macellibacteroides sp. genome encodes:
- the rplR gene encoding 50S ribosomal protein L18: protein MTTKVERRLKIKRSVRSKISGTAERPRLTVFRSNKQIYAQVIDDTTGRTLAAASSLKIEESASKKELAAKVGEQIAKSAQEAGVQVVVFDRNGYLYHGRIKELADAARNGGLKF, encoded by the coding sequence ATGACAACGAAGGTAGAAAGAAGATTAAAGATAAAACGTAGCGTACGCAGCAAGATCTCAGGAACTGCTGAACGTCCACGCTTGACTGTGTTTAGAAGTAATAAACAAATCTATGCACAGGTAATTGACGATACAACAGGCCGTACATTAGCTGCTGCTTCATCTTTAAAGATTGAAGAAAGTGCCTCAAAAAAGGAACTTGCAGCTAAGGTTGGAGAACAAATTGCAAAGAGTGCTCAGGAAGCTGGTGTACAAGTTGTAGTTTTTGACCGTAATGGTTACCTGTATCATGGGAGAATTAAAGAATTAGCAGATGCTGCACGTAACGGCGGCCTTAAATTTTAA
- the map gene encoding type I methionyl aminopeptidase, protein MIYLKTDEEIELMRVANQLVGKTLGELAKHIVPGVTTLQLDKIAEEFIRDNGATPAFLGYGGFPNSICASVNENVVHGIPSSKTVLKDGDIISVDCGTHINGFTGDSAYTFCVGEVSPEVKHLLKTTKESLYLGIQSAVEGKRVGDIGNAVQSYCEARNFSVVRELVGHGCGRNMHEEPEVPNYGRRGCGPLLRNGMCICIEPMINLGSKNVVFERDGWTVRTKDRKPSAHFEHCIAIRPNGPDILSSFMFIEEVLGDNAI, encoded by the coding sequence ATGATCTATTTAAAAACAGATGAAGAAATTGAGTTGATGCGTGTGGCAAATCAACTGGTAGGCAAGACACTTGGTGAATTAGCCAAGCATATTGTACCTGGTGTCACAACGCTTCAACTTGATAAAATAGCCGAGGAATTCATTAGGGATAATGGCGCTACTCCGGCATTTTTGGGATATGGAGGCTTCCCAAATTCTATTTGTGCCTCAGTTAACGAAAATGTTGTTCATGGTATTCCATCATCTAAAACAGTGTTGAAGGATGGCGATATTATTTCGGTTGACTGTGGAACTCACATAAATGGATTTACTGGAGACTCGGCCTATACTTTTTGTGTAGGTGAAGTATCTCCCGAAGTTAAACATCTTTTGAAAACAACCAAAGAATCCCTTTATTTAGGAATACAATCGGCTGTTGAAGGAAAGAGAGTTGGCGATATAGGTAATGCTGTTCAATCTTATTGTGAGGCCCGTAATTTTTCTGTTGTTCGCGAATTGGTAGGACACGGATGCGGTCGTAACATGCATGAGGAACCTGAAGTACCCAATTACGGTCGCCGTGGTTGTGGTCCGCTTCTCAGGAATGGAATGTGTATCTGTATTGAACCGATGATTAACCTTGGAAGCAAAAATGTCGTATTCGAACGTGATGGATGGACTGTCCGTACAAAGGATAGAAAACCCTCAGCACACTTTGAACATTGTATCGCTATACGTCCGAATGGGCCAGATATTTTGTCTTCGTTTATGTTTATAGAAGAAGTACTTGGAGATAACGCAATTTAA
- the rpsM gene encoding 30S ribosomal protein S13, whose amino-acid sequence MAIRIVGVDLPQNKRGEIALTYIFGIGRSRSNYILDKAGINRDIKVKDWTDEQAAQIREIIGAECKVEGDLRSEVQLNIKRLMDIGCYRGVRHRVGLPLRGQSTKNNARTRKGKKKTVANKKKATK is encoded by the coding sequence ATGGCTATAAGAATAGTTGGTGTAGACTTGCCACAAAATAAAAGGGGCGAAATTGCTTTGACTTATATTTTCGGAATAGGTCGCAGTCGTTCAAACTATATTTTAGATAAAGCGGGCATAAATCGTGATATTAAGGTAAAAGACTGGACAGACGAACAGGCTGCTCAGATTCGTGAAATAATCGGTGCTGAATGTAAGGTAGAAGGGGATCTACGTTCTGAAGTTCAGCTGAACATTAAACGACTGATGGATATCGGTTGTTACAGAGGTGTACGTCACCGTGTTGGCTTACCACTTCGTGGTCAGAGTACAAAAAACAATGCACGTACACGTAAGGGTAAAAAGAAAACTGTTGCAAACAAGAAAAAAGCTACTAAATAA
- the eno gene encoding phosphopyruvate hydratase yields MDIAKIIGREVLDSRGNPTVEVDVWLESGAFGRAAVPSGASTGENEAIELRDGDKKRYGGKGVLKAVANVNTVIAPALLGYNALKQVEIDRKLIELDGTNTKSNLGANAMLGVSLAVAKAAANYLDIPLYRYIGGTNAYVLPVPMMNIINGGSHSDSPIAFQEFMIRPVGATSFREGLRMGAEVFHSLKKVLHDRGLSTAVGDEGGFAPVLDGTEDALNSILSAIKGAGYEPGKDVTIALDCASSEFYKDGIYDYTKFEGTKGAKRTAKEQVEYLSELVAKFPIDSIEDGMDEGDWEGWKLLTSALGDKIQLVGDDLFVTNVDFLKKGIETGCANSILIKVNQIGTLTETLDAIEMAHRNGYTSVTSHRSGETEDATIADIAVATNSGQIKTGSLSRSDRMAKYNQLLRIEEELGNRAVYGYAKLKKAACC; encoded by the coding sequence ATGGATATTGCAAAAATTATCGGACGTGAAGTGTTAGACTCTCGTGGTAATCCCACAGTTGAAGTGGATGTATGGTTGGAATCAGGAGCATTTGGTCGTGCAGCTGTTCCTTCCGGAGCTTCTACCGGCGAAAACGAAGCTATTGAATTACGCGACGGAGACAAAAAACGTTACGGTGGTAAAGGCGTTCTTAAAGCTGTAGCAAATGTAAACACTGTTATAGCACCGGCATTATTGGGTTATAACGCACTTAAACAAGTTGAAATTGACCGCAAGCTTATCGAATTAGATGGTACTAATACCAAATCAAATTTGGGAGCTAATGCTATGCTGGGTGTATCTCTTGCAGTTGCAAAGGCAGCCGCAAACTATTTGGATATTCCTTTGTATCGTTACATTGGAGGTACTAATGCGTATGTATTGCCAGTACCAATGATGAATATCATTAATGGTGGGTCTCACTCTGATTCACCCATAGCATTTCAGGAATTCATGATTCGTCCTGTTGGAGCTACCAGCTTCCGTGAAGGATTACGAATGGGTGCAGAAGTTTTTCATTCATTAAAAAAGGTATTACACGATCGTGGTCTTAGTACAGCCGTTGGAGATGAAGGCGGTTTTGCTCCGGTTTTAGACGGAACAGAAGACGCTCTGAACTCTATTCTATCTGCGATTAAAGGAGCAGGATACGAGCCGGGTAAAGATGTAACAATTGCTCTTGACTGTGCTTCTTCCGAGTTTTATAAAGATGGTATTTATGATTATACTAAGTTTGAGGGTACTAAAGGTGCCAAGAGAACAGCAAAGGAACAGGTTGAGTACCTTTCTGAATTAGTAGCTAAATTCCCTATTGATTCTATTGAAGACGGTATGGACGAAGGCGACTGGGAAGGATGGAAATTACTTACATCTGCTCTCGGAGATAAGATTCAGCTTGTGGGAGACGATTTGTTTGTGACAAATGTTGATTTTCTTAAAAAGGGAATTGAAACAGGTTGTGCAAACTCTATCCTTATCAAGGTAAACCAGATTGGTACACTTACAGAAACTCTGGATGCTATTGAGATGGCTCATCGTAACGGATATACATCTGTTACATCTCACCGTTCCGGAGAGACAGAGGATGCAACAATTGCTGATATCGCTGTGGCTACCAACTCGGGTCAAATTAAAACGGGTTCACTTAGCCGTTCAGACCGTATGGCCAAATACAACCAGCTTCTTCGCATTGAAGAAGAATTGGGTAATCGTGCCGTTTACGGATACGCAAAACTTAAAAAAGCAGCTTGCTGCTAA
- the rplE gene encoding 50S ribosomal protein L5 gives MSNTANLKKEYQDRIVPALTKEFEYKSVMQVPVLKKIVINQGLGMASADKKIIDIAISELTTITGQKAVATVSKKDISNFKLRKKMPIGVMVTLRREQMYEFLERLVRIALPRIRDFKGIESKFDGRGNYTLGIQEQIIFPEINIDSITKILGMNITFVTSAQTDEEGYALLREFGLPFKNIKKD, from the coding sequence ATGAGCAATACTGCAAATCTTAAAAAAGAATATCAGGATCGCATTGTTCCTGCTTTGACGAAAGAATTTGAATACAAGTCTGTAATGCAAGTTCCTGTTTTGAAAAAGATTGTTATCAACCAAGGTCTGGGAATGGCTTCTGCTGATAAGAAAATCATTGATATTGCTATCAGCGAACTTACGACTATTACAGGTCAGAAAGCTGTAGCTACTGTATCTAAAAAGGATATTTCAAACTTCAAACTTCGTAAGAAAATGCCTATTGGTGTAATGGTAACATTACGTCGTGAGCAGATGTACGAATTTTTGGAAAGACTTGTTCGTATTGCACTTCCTCGTATCCGCGACTTCAAGGGTATTGAAAGCAAGTTCGATGGAAGAGGTAATTATACGTTAGGTATTCAGGAACAAATTATTTTCCCTGAAATAAATATCGACAGTATTACCAAAATATTGGGAATGAATATTACCTTTGTAACCTCTGCGCAAACAGATGAGGAAGGGTATGCTCTATTGAGAGAATTTGGCTTGCCTTTTAAAAATATTAAAAAAGATTAA
- the rpsH gene encoding 30S ribosomal protein S8, translating to MTDPIADYLTRLRNAIKAKHRVVEVPASNLKKEITKILFDKGYILNFKFVEEGPQGTIKIALKYDPVNKVNAIKKLERVSSPGLRRYTGYKEMPRVLNGLGIAVLSTSKGVMTDKEARDLKIGGEVLCYVY from the coding sequence ATGACAGATCCTATTGCAGATTATTTGACAAGATTGCGTAATGCAATTAAAGCCAAGCACAGAGTTGTAGAAGTGCCGGCGTCAAATTTAAAAAAAGAGATCACTAAGATCCTTTTTGACAAGGGCTACATTCTTAATTTTAAGTTTGTAGAAGAAGGTCCTCAAGGTACAATTAAAATTGCTTTGAAGTATGACCCCGTTAACAAAGTAAACGCAATAAAGAAACTCGAAAGAGTTTCTTCTCCGGGTTTACGTAGGTACACTGGTTACAAAGAAATGCCAAGAGTATTGAATGGTTTAGGTATTGCTGTTCTTTCTACTTCTAAAGGTGTTATGACAGACAAAGAAGCCCGCGATTTGAAAATCGGTGGTGAAGTTTTATGTTATGTTTATTAA
- the ykgO gene encoding type B 50S ribosomal protein L36: protein MKVRASLKKRTDECKIVRRKGRLYVINKKNPKFKQRQG, encoded by the coding sequence ATGAAAGTAAGAGCATCTTTAAAGAAGCGCACCGACGAATGCAAAATTGTAAGAAGAAAAGGTCGCTTGTATGTAATTAACAAGAAAAACCCGAAGTTTAAACAACGTCAGGGATAA
- a CDS encoding DNA-directed RNA polymerase subunit alpha, which yields MAILAFQKPDKVLMLEADNFFGKFEFRPLEPGYGITVGNALRRILLSSLEGFAITSIKIEGVEHEFGTVPGVLEDVTNIILNLKQVRFKHIVDDVENEKVSITVSGSDEFKAGDIGKQLNGFEVLNPELVICHLDSSASLQIELTINKGRGYVPADENRDPNADINVIAVDSIFTPIRNVKYSIENFRVEQKTDYEKLVLEIATDGSIHPKEALKEAAKILIHHFMLFSDEKIATETVDTDGNEEFDEEVLHMRQLLKSKLADMDLSVRALNCLKAADVETLGELVKFNKNDLLKFRNFGKKSLTELDELLEGLNLSFGMDITKYKLDKE from the coding sequence ATGGCGATATTAGCATTTCAAAAACCCGATAAAGTATTAATGTTGGAAGCGGACAACTTCTTCGGAAAGTTTGAATTTCGTCCGTTGGAACCCGGCTATGGTATTACTGTAGGTAATGCCCTGCGCCGTATCCTCTTGTCGTCACTTGAAGGTTTTGCTATTACATCAATTAAAATCGAAGGAGTAGAACATGAATTTGGTACTGTTCCCGGAGTTTTGGAAGATGTAACAAACATCATTTTGAATTTGAAGCAAGTTCGATTCAAACATATTGTTGACGACGTAGAGAATGAAAAAGTAAGTATTACTGTTTCGGGTTCGGATGAGTTCAAAGCCGGAGATATAGGTAAGCAACTTAACGGATTCGAGGTGTTGAATCCCGAATTGGTTATTTGCCATCTAGATTCTAGCGCTAGTTTACAGATTGAATTAACTATAAATAAGGGTCGCGGGTATGTACCTGCTGATGAAAACAGAGATCCTAATGCAGACATAAATGTGATTGCAGTTGACTCTATTTTTACCCCTATTCGTAATGTTAAATATTCAATCGAGAACTTTCGTGTTGAGCAAAAGACGGACTACGAAAAATTGGTTCTTGAAATAGCCACTGATGGTTCTATTCATCCGAAGGAAGCGTTGAAAGAAGCTGCTAAGATTTTGATTCACCATTTTATGTTGTTTTCAGATGAAAAGATTGCTACAGAAACAGTTGATACAGACGGTAATGAAGAGTTCGATGAAGAAGTTCTTCACATGCGTCAGCTGCTTAAGAGCAAATTAGCAGACATGGATCTTTCCGTTCGCGCATTGAATTGCTTAAAAGCTGCAGATGTTGAAACGTTAGGTGAGTTGGTTAAATTCAACAAAAATGATTTGTTGAAATTCCGTAACTTCGGAAAGAAATCACTTACAGAACTAGATGAACTGCTTGAAGGCTTGAACCTTTCATTCGGTATGGATATCACGAAATATAAATTAGATAAAGAGTAA
- the rpsD gene encoding 30S ribosomal protein S4, protein MARYTGPKSRIARKFGEPIFGADKVLSKKNYPPGQHGNSRRKKTSEYGIQLREKQKAKYTYGVLEKQFRIMFEKASRSKGITGEVLLQLLEVRLDNLVFRLGLAPTRDAARQLVSHRHIVVDGKVVNIPSYSVKPGQVIGVREKAKSLEIITDALAGFNHSKYPWIEWDQTTLSGKLLHTPERADIPENITEQLIVELYSK, encoded by the coding sequence ATGGCAAGATATACTGGTCCAAAATCAAGAATTGCCCGTAAATTCGGTGAGCCTATTTTCGGTGCTGATAAGGTTCTTTCAAAAAAGAACTATCCTCCGGGACAACATGGTAACTCCAGACGTAAAAAGACTTCTGAGTACGGAATTCAGCTTCGTGAGAAGCAAAAAGCTAAATATACCTATGGTGTATTAGAAAAACAGTTTAGAATCATGTTTGAAAAAGCTTCACGCAGTAAAGGTATTACCGGTGAGGTTTTATTGCAGTTACTTGAAGTACGTTTAGACAACCTGGTGTTCCGTTTAGGATTAGCACCTACGAGAGATGCTGCACGTCAGTTGGTTTCTCACCGTCACATTGTTGTTGATGGTAAAGTTGTGAACATACCTTCATATTCTGTAAAACCTGGTCAGGTTATTGGTGTGAGAGAGAAAGCAAAGTCTCTTGAAATTATTACCGATGCTTTGGCTGGCTTCAATCACAGCAAGTATCCTTGGATAGAATGGGATCAGACTACTTTAAGCGGAAAACTACTGCATACGCCTGAAAGAGCTGATATTCCTGAAAACATTACTGAGCAGTTGATCGTAGAATTGTATTCTAAATAA
- the rplO gene encoding 50S ribosomal protein L15: MNLSNLKPAEGSIKTRKRIGRGTGSGLGGTSTRGHKGAKSRSGYSRKIGFEGGQMPIQRRLPKFGFKNINRVEYKAINLETLQQLAEAQQLSKIGVADLIAAGFISKSQLVKILGKGELTAKLDVEAHAFSKSAEEAIQALGGNVVKL; the protein is encoded by the coding sequence ATGAATTTATCAAATTTAAAACCTGCTGAAGGATCTATCAAAACCAGAAAAAGAATCGGCCGCGGTACCGGTTCAGGATTAGGTGGTACTTCAACAAGAGGACACAAAGGAGCTAAATCCAGATCTGGTTATTCCAGAAAGATTGGTTTCGAAGGAGGTCAAATGCCTATTCAGAGACGTTTGCCTAAATTTGGTTTCAAGAATATTAACCGTGTAGAATATAAAGCCATCAATTTAGAGACTTTACAACAATTGGCAGAAGCTCAACAGCTTTCTAAGATTGGTGTAGCCGATCTGATTGCCGCAGGTTTCATTTCTAAATCACAATTGGTTAAAATTTTAGGAAAAGGCGAATTAACTGCAAAACTTGATGTTGAAGCTCATGCTTTCTCAAAAAGTGCAGAAGAAGCCATCCAAGCTTTAGGTGGAAATGTTGTTAAACTCTAA
- the rplQ gene encoding 50S ribosomal protein L17 has protein sequence MRHNKKFNHLGRTNTHREAMLSNMATSLIMHKRIFTTTAKAKALRKFVEPLITKSKDDSTHSRRIVFSTLQDKFAVTELFQEVSKKIGDRPGGYTRILKTGNRLGDNAAMCFIELVDYNENMLKDNVAKKAAKTRRSRKKATTDAPAAEVAESSAE, from the coding sequence ATGAGACATAATAAAAAATTCAATCACTTAGGTCGTACAAATACTCACCGTGAGGCGATGCTTTCCAATATGGCTACTTCTTTGATTATGCATAAGAGAATTTTCACTACTACTGCGAAAGCTAAAGCTCTTCGTAAGTTTGTAGAGCCTCTTATTACTAAATCTAAGGACGACAGCACACATTCACGTCGTATTGTCTTCAGTACATTACAAGATAAGTTTGCTGTAACTGAATTGTTCCAGGAAGTATCAAAAAAGATTGGCGATCGTCCAGGTGGCTATACAAGAATCCTTAAGACAGGCAATCGTTTAGGTGACAATGCTGCAATGTGCTTCATTGAACTTGTTGACTACAACGAAAACATGTTGAAAGATAACGTAGCTAAGAAAGCAGCTAAAACACGTCGTTCAAGAAAGAAAGCAACTACAGATGCACCTGCTGCTGAAGTAGCTGAAAGTTCTGCTGAATAA
- the rplF gene encoding 50S ribosomal protein L6, with amino-acid sequence MSRIGKLPIQVPAGVTVTIKDSVVTVKGPKGELVQSVNPAIQVSVEAGVITLTRPTESKEHRAMHGLYRSLINNMVLGVSDGYKKELELVGVGYRVSNAGQLLDLSLGYTHNIFLQLPAEIKVETKSERNKNPLIILESADKQLLGQVCAKIRSFRMPEPYKGKGIKFVGEEIRRKSGKSAGK; translated from the coding sequence ATGTCAAGAATAGGAAAATTACCAATCCAAGTACCAGCCGGTGTTACTGTTACTATCAAGGATTCTGTAGTGACTGTTAAAGGTCCTAAGGGCGAACTAGTTCAATCTGTTAATCCAGCCATTCAGGTATCAGTTGAAGCCGGAGTGATTACGTTAACAAGACCGACCGAAAGTAAAGAACATCGTGCTATGCACGGTCTGTATCGTTCATTAATCAACAACATGGTTCTTGGTGTATCTGATGGATACAAGAAAGAATTAGAACTTGTAGGTGTTGGTTACCGTGTTTCAAATGCAGGCCAGTTGTTAGACCTTTCATTGGGTTATACGCACAATATTTTCTTACAGTTACCTGCAGAAATTAAGGTGGAAACCAAATCAGAGAGAAATAAGAATCCTCTTATTATCCTTGAATCGGCTGACAAGCAATTATTAGGACAAGTATGTGCTAAGATTCGCTCATTCCGTATGCCAGAGCCTTACAAGGGTAAAGGTATTAAGTTTGTGGGTGAAGAAATCCGCAGAAAGTCTGGAAAGTCAGCAGGTAAGTAA
- the rpmD gene encoding 50S ribosomal protein L30, which produces MATIKIKQVKSRIKCPKVQKLTLDALGLRKMNRVVEHEATPAILGMVEKVKHLVSVEK; this is translated from the coding sequence ATGGCAACAATAAAGATCAAACAAGTTAAAAGCAGAATTAAATGCCCTAAAGTACAGAAGCTGACACTAGACGCACTTGGACTGAGGAAAATGAATCGTGTTGTAGAACACGAAGCTACACCTGCGATCCTAGGTATGGTTGAGAAAGTGAAACATTTGGTTTCTGTAGAGAAATAA
- the rpsK gene encoding 30S ribosomal protein S11, producing the protein MAKKTVAAKKRNVKVDAFGQAHIHSSFNNIIVSLANSDGQVISWSSAGKMGFRSSKKNTPYAAQMAAQDCAKVAFDLGLRKVKVFVKGPGNGRESAIRTIHGAGIEVTEIVDVTPLPHNGCRPPKKRRV; encoded by the coding sequence ATGGCAAAAAAAACAGTCGCAGCAAAGAAGAGAAACGTAAAAGTTGATGCTTTTGGACAAGCACATATTCATTCTTCTTTCAACAACATTATTGTATCACTTGCAAATAGTGATGGCCAGGTAATTAGTTGGTCTTCTGCCGGTAAAATGGGTTTCAGAAGTTCAAAGAAAAACACTCCTTATGCAGCACAGATGGCAGCTCAGGATTGTGCTAAAGTAGCTTTTGATCTTGGATTAAGAAAGGTAAAAGTATTTGTTAAGGGCCCAGGTAACGGACGTGAGTCTGCTATCAGAACAATTCATGGTGCAGGTATCGAGGTAACTGAAATTGTTGACGTTACTCCATTGCCACACAACGGATGTCGTCCTCCTAAAAAGAGAAGAGTTTAA
- the secY gene encoding preprotein translocase subunit SecY — protein MRAVDTIKNIWKIEDLRNRILTTLLLVLVYRFGTYVVLPGVDPKALTALQEQTRGGLLALLDMFSGGAFANASIFALGIMPYISASIVMQLLAIAVPSFQKLQREGESGRRKINQWTRYLTVAILLFQGPTYLVNLSVQLKAVGASLPAGFFFTIYSTIILAAGSMFVLWLGEKITDKGVGNGISFIILVGIIARLPHSLFQEFISRTTEKTGGLVMFLFEMLFLLFVIAGAILLVQGTRKVPVQYAKRIIGNKQYGGARQYIPLKVNAANVMPIIFAQAIMFIPISIVGFSSTQESSGFWTAFMDNSGFWYNFVFAVLIILFTYFYTAITINPTQMADDLKRNNGFIPGVKPGKHTKDYLDTIMDRITLPGALFLALVAIMPAFARIAGVSMEFSQFFGGTSLLILVGVILDTLQQVESHLLMRHYDGLLKSGRIKGRSGSVAAY, from the coding sequence ATGAGAGCAGTTGATACAATAAAAAATATCTGGAAGATAGAGGATCTGAGAAATCGGATCCTCACCACTCTTTTATTAGTGTTGGTATATCGTTTCGGAACGTATGTTGTTCTTCCAGGTGTTGATCCCAAAGCCTTAACCGCTTTGCAGGAGCAGACAAGGGGTGGATTACTTGCTCTTCTTGATATGTTTTCAGGAGGAGCCTTTGCCAATGCATCTATTTTTGCATTAGGTATCATGCCGTATATTTCCGCATCCATTGTTATGCAGTTGTTAGCCATCGCTGTTCCGTCTTTCCAAAAACTTCAAAGAGAAGGCGAAAGCGGACGTCGTAAAATCAATCAGTGGACTCGTTACCTAACAGTTGCCATTCTTTTATTCCAGGGACCTACGTACCTTGTGAATCTAAGCGTACAACTTAAAGCTGTAGGCGCAAGTTTGCCAGCAGGTTTCTTTTTCACTATTTATAGTACAATTATTTTAGCTGCAGGAAGTATGTTTGTCTTGTGGCTTGGAGAAAAAATCACAGATAAAGGTGTAGGTAATGGTATTTCATTCATTATTCTTGTTGGTATTATAGCACGTCTTCCTCATTCTTTGTTCCAGGAATTTATTTCAAGAACAACAGAAAAAACAGGAGGATTGGTTATGTTCCTTTTTGAAATGTTATTCCTTTTGTTTGTTATTGCCGGAGCAATTTTGTTGGTACAAGGTACACGCAAAGTTCCAGTTCAATATGCAAAAAGAATTATTGGAAATAAACAATACGGTGGAGCAAGACAGTATATTCCGTTAAAGGTTAATGCTGCTAACGTTATGCCAATCATTTTTGCTCAGGCAATTATGTTTATTCCTATTTCAATTGTTGGTTTTTCCAGCACACAGGAATCTAGCGGATTTTGGACAGCTTTTATGGATAACAGCGGATTTTGGTACAACTTTGTGTTTGCAGTGTTGATCATTCTCTTTACGTATTTCTATACAGCAATAACCATCAATCCAACACAAATGGCTGATGATTTGAAGAGAAATAATGGATTTATCCCAGGCGTTAAACCGGGAAAACATACAAAAGATTATCTGGATACCATTATGGATCGAATAACTTTACCTGGTGCATTATTCCTTGCTTTGGTAGCTATTATGCCTGCCTTTGCCAGAATCGCCGGTGTAAGTATGGAGTTCTCTCAATTTTTTGGTGGAACATCTCTGTTGATTTTAGTTGGTGTAATTCTTGATACATTACAGCAAGTTGAAAGTCATTTGTTAATGCGTCATTACGACGGATTATTGAAGTCAGGTAGAATTAAAGGACGTTCAGGCTCTGTAGCCGCTTATTAG
- the infA gene encoding translation initiation factor IF-1 translates to MAKQSAIEQDGVIIEALSNAMFRVELENGHEITAHISGKMRMHYIKILPGDKVRVEMSPYDLSKGRIAFRYK, encoded by the coding sequence ATGGCTAAACAGTCAGCAATTGAACAGGATGGAGTAATTATCGAAGCATTGTCTAATGCAATGTTTCGGGTAGAATTGGAGAACGGACATGAAATTACGGCACATATCTCAGGAAAGATGCGAATGCATTACATTAAAATCCTTCCAGGTGATAAGGTGAGAGTTGAAATGTCTCCGTATGATTTATCGAAAGGTAGAATTGCTTTTAGGTACAAATAA
- the rpsE gene encoding 30S ribosomal protein S5 — protein sequence MAGVNNRVKSTNDLELKDRLVAINRVTKVTKGGRTFSFAAIVVVGNEDGIVGWGLGKAGEVTTAIAKGVEAAKKNLIKVPVHKGTIPHEQLAKFGGAEVFIKPASHGTGVKAGGAMRAVLESVGITDVLAKSKGSSNPHNLVKATIAALGELRNPFTVAQNRGISVEKVFRG from the coding sequence ATGGCAGGAGTTAATAATAGAGTTAAATCGACCAACGACTTAGAGTTGAAGGACAGATTAGTTGCAATTAACCGTGTGACAAAAGTTACCAAAGGTGGACGTACATTTAGTTTCGCTGCAATTGTTGTAGTAGGAAACGAAGATGGTATTGTTGGTTGGGGCTTAGGTAAAGCCGGCGAAGTAACGACAGCAATTGCTAAAGGTGTAGAAGCTGCAAAGAAAAATTTAATCAAGGTTCCAGTTCATAAAGGTACTATTCCTCACGAACAGCTTGCTAAATTTGGCGGTGCAGAGGTATTTATTAAACCGGCATCTCATGGTACCGGTGTTAAAGCTGGTGGTGCTATGCGTGCCGTACTTGAGAGTGTTGGTATTACCGACGTTTTGGCAAAATCAAAAGGATCTTCAAATCCTCATAACCTTGTGAAAGCAACTATTGCTGCATTAGGTGAGTTGAGAAATCCTTTTACCGTTGCTCAAAATAGAGGTATATCTGTTGAAAAGGTGTTCAGAGGTTAA
- the rpsN gene encoding 30S ribosomal protein S14, translating into MAKESMKAREVKRAKLVAKYATKRAELKAAGDYEALQALPKNASPVRLHNRCKITGRPKGYLRQFGVSRIQFREMASNGLIPGVKKASW; encoded by the coding sequence ATGGCTAAAGAATCGATGAAGGCCCGTGAAGTTAAGAGAGCTAAGCTTGTAGCAAAATATGCTACAAAAAGAGCTGAACTTAAAGCCGCAGGCGACTATGAAGCTTTACAAGCTTTACCCAAAAATGCTTCACCCGTACGTTTGCACAACCGTTGCAAAATAACAGGTCGTCCGAAAGGCTATTTACGCCAGTTCGGCGTTTCTCGTATCCAATTTCGTGAAATGGCATCAAATGGTTTAATCCCTGGTGTAAAGAAAGCAAGTTGGTAA